In Hafnia alvei, a genomic segment contains:
- the mobA gene encoding plasmid mobilization protein MobA, whose translation MSKSEKRNRTALLPSVRCLPEEKEAIQEKAKAAGLSLGEFLRRSALGRRIDAQCDTEMIMELRRLGGLQKHLFKEGEGLMSKEYSQVLVALQNALLRVGRG comes from the coding sequence ATGAGCAAGAGTGAGAAGCGAAACAGAACAGCACTTCTTCCTAGTGTGCGATGCCTTCCCGAAGAGAAGGAAGCCATTCAGGAAAAAGCGAAAGCCGCCGGGCTAAGCCTCGGGGAGTTTTTGCGTCGTTCTGCGCTAGGTCGCCGTATAGATGCTCAATGTGATACCGAAATGATTATGGAGCTTCGTCGTCTCGGTGGCTTGCAAAAGCACCTTTTTAAAGAGGGCGAGGGGCTGATGAGTAAAGAGTATTCTCAGGTACTCGTTGCACTACAGAATGCGCTTCTTCGTGTCGGACGGGGCTAG
- the traI gene encoding TraI/MobA(P) family conjugative relaxase produces MIGRIPPKRRDGKSSFLKLVSYVVIRDEDKPDMPLEPEHPDWRRPKSTDELFNRLVDYVSRSGDEGAMHTLNIDDDGRQRVLFDGVLCETNNFSLATAAVEMNAVASQNTRCKDPVFHYILSWPTSDNPNQDEVFDSVRHTLKSFGMDEHQYVAAIHTDTNNIHCHIAVNRVHPVTYDTADDSFTRLKLQRACRELELKYDWTPTNGCYVVDENKQIVYKKRDEPPVPQGSVAMEYYADQESLHSYAMRTCSDDLEKLIVKDELTWFELHKLLVKQGLKLDKKGKGLAIYSLDEKDITPIKASHLHPDLTLNCLEDDLGPFEQLEDAGRYTLDTNDEGDDALIHMYRYEPHLHKRDEDARAARREARAVARRELFDRYKKYSNGYKRPKMEGTEATSQFKALSNRYAWKKEQVRFVFDDPLIRKAVYRVLEAERQKEFESLKAQIKQERNAFYSHPSNRKLTKQEWVGQQALKQDQAAISCLRGWSYRYKRDALTPPLSENAIVCAVADDTKPYNIQGYEKSVSRDGTIQYKQDGIIQIQDKGSRLEIADPYAQNGLHIAGAMVLAVEKSGEKMLFSGDTEFVESACDLVPWFNEEGKKILPLTEPQQRVMAGYDKAEVRDDAFVATHRIVDEETYLASLERNEVNDNRERHDLKHKKNTYRPR; encoded by the coding sequence ATGATTGGACGAATCCCTCCTAAACGCCGTGATGGTAAAAGTAGTTTTCTAAAACTTGTCTCGTATGTCGTCATTCGGGATGAAGATAAACCGGACATGCCACTCGAACCTGAACATCCAGATTGGCGTCGTCCTAAATCTACAGATGAACTATTCAATAGGTTGGTTGACTACGTTAGTAGAAGTGGTGATGAAGGGGCTATGCATACGTTAAATATTGACGATGATGGCCGACAGCGTGTTCTGTTCGATGGTGTTTTGTGCGAAACAAACAACTTCAGTTTAGCGACAGCGGCTGTTGAAATGAATGCTGTCGCTTCGCAAAATACACGCTGTAAAGACCCCGTTTTTCACTATATTCTTTCTTGGCCTACCAGTGATAATCCAAATCAGGATGAAGTGTTTGATAGCGTCAGACACACGTTAAAATCCTTTGGAATGGATGAGCATCAGTACGTCGCGGCTATACATACTGACACTAATAATATTCACTGCCACATAGCGGTTAACAGAGTTCATCCTGTCACTTATGACACTGCTGATGATTCATTTACTCGTCTCAAGTTGCAACGGGCCTGTCGAGAGCTCGAGCTTAAATACGACTGGACCCCGACTAATGGATGTTATGTCGTGGACGAGAATAAGCAGATCGTTTACAAAAAACGAGATGAACCGCCAGTACCTCAAGGTTCGGTAGCAATGGAGTATTATGCCGATCAGGAAAGCCTCCATAGCTATGCCATGAGAACGTGTTCTGATGATTTGGAAAAGCTGATTGTTAAAGATGAACTAACTTGGTTTGAACTCCACAAGTTGTTGGTCAAACAAGGTTTAAAACTTGATAAAAAAGGCAAGGGACTCGCTATCTATTCTCTTGATGAGAAGGACATCACTCCGATCAAAGCAAGTCACTTACATCCTGACTTGACGCTCAATTGTTTGGAGGACGATCTTGGTCCATTTGAGCAACTGGAAGATGCAGGGCGATATACTCTAGATACAAATGATGAAGGCGATGATGCGCTTATTCATATGTATCGCTATGAACCCCATTTGCATAAACGTGATGAGGATGCGAGAGCCGCTCGGCGTGAAGCCCGCGCGGTTGCACGACGTGAGCTGTTCGATCGTTATAAAAAATATAGCAACGGTTACAAGCGTCCGAAGATGGAAGGGACTGAGGCTACGTCTCAGTTTAAAGCGCTATCGAATCGTTACGCATGGAAGAAAGAGCAGGTTCGCTTTGTCTTTGACGATCCGTTAATTCGTAAGGCTGTTTACCGCGTTCTTGAAGCGGAACGACAAAAAGAATTTGAGTCTTTAAAAGCGCAAATTAAACAGGAAAGAAATGCTTTCTACAGTCATCCTTCGAACCGAAAACTGACAAAGCAGGAGTGGGTTGGCCAGCAAGCGCTCAAACAAGATCAGGCTGCGATTTCGTGTCTACGTGGATGGTCTTATCGTTATAAGCGTGATGCGTTAACACCGCCACTCTCAGAAAATGCGATAGTTTGTGCAGTGGCTGATGACACGAAACCATATAACATTCAGGGATACGAAAAATCCGTGAGTCGTGATGGAACGATACAGTATAAGCAGGATGGTATTATCCAGATTCAGGATAAAGGTAGTCGCCTTGAGATTGCTGATCCATATGCCCAGAATGGGCTGCATATTGCCGGTGCAATGGTTCTTGCCGTAGAAAAATCGGGTGAGAAAATGTTGTTTAGTGGGGATACAGAATTTGTTGAGTCAGCTTGTGATTTAGTGCCGTGGTTTAATGAAGAGGGTAAGAAGATCCTACCGTTAACAGAACCACAACAGCGAGTTATGGCGGGGTACGATAAAGCTGAAGTGCGCGATGATGCATTTGTGGCGACGCATCGTATCGTTGATGAAGAAACTTATTTGGCCTCGCTTGAGCGCAATGAAGTCAACGATAACCGTGAACGTCATGACCTTAAGCACAAGAAGAATACGTATCGACCGCGTTAA
- a CDS encoding Rpn family recombination-promoting nuclease/putative transposase, with translation MKKKNSTPTPHDATFRQFLTQPEIARDFMEIHLPAELRAICDLSTLKLESGSFVEDDLRQYFSDVLYSVETVEGTGYVHVLIEHQSSPDIHMAFRMTRYAIAAMQRHLDAGHKKLPLVIPILFYVGKRSPYPYTTRWLDEFDDPELAANVYGGAYPLVDVTVIPDDEIMGHRSMAALTLLQKHIHQRDIATLTDRLVTLLMADYLSSPQVIALIHYLVQAGESADSEAFIRELAQRVPQHGDALMTIAQQLEQKGIEKGRMEGRMEGIQIGEEKGRYEGKLEGKLEVARTMLQNGLDRGTVMKMTGLTADELEQIRH, from the coding sequence ATGAAGAAGAAAAACAGCACGCCTACGCCGCATGATGCGACCTTCCGCCAGTTCCTTACACAGCCGGAAATCGCACGGGATTTTATGGAGATCCATCTTCCGGCAGAGCTACGCGCAATATGCGACCTCAGTACGCTAAAGCTTGAATCAGGCTCCTTTGTTGAAGATGATCTTCGCCAGTATTTTAGTGACGTGCTCTACAGCGTAGAGACAGTTGAAGGAACGGGCTATGTGCATGTTTTAATCGAACATCAAAGCTCACCCGATATTCATATGGCCTTTCGCATGACCCGCTATGCCATTGCAGCTATGCAGCGCCACCTCGACGCAGGCCATAAGAAACTGCCGCTGGTGATACCGATACTATTCTATGTTGGCAAACGCAGCCCGTATCCTTATACGACACGCTGGCTCGATGAGTTTGACGACCCTGAACTGGCGGCAAACGTCTACGGCGGAGCCTATCCGCTGGTTGATGTCACTGTGATACCAGATGATGAAATCATGGGTCACCGCAGTATGGCCGCACTCACCCTGCTGCAAAAACACATTCATCAGCGCGATATCGCCACCCTGACGGACCGACTGGTGACGTTACTGATGGCAGATTATCTCTCTTCACCGCAGGTGATAGCGCTGATACACTATCTCGTACAAGCAGGCGAGTCCGCTGACTCTGAAGCTTTTATTCGCGAACTGGCACAGCGTGTGCCGCAACACGGAGACGCACTTATGACCATCGCACAACAACTTGAACAGAAAGGCATTGAGAAAGGTCGAATGGAAGGCCGCATGGAGGGCATCCAAATCGGCGAGGAAAAAGGTCGCTACGAAGGCAAGCTCGAGGGCAAACTCGAAGTTGCTCGTACCATGCTACAAAATGGTCTCGATCGCGGTACCGTGATGAAAATGACCGGTCTTACCGCTGACGAACTGGAACAAATCCGCCACTAA
- a CDS encoding DUF2913 family protein, which yields MTVLYQKNPSQELAHMCWCLLVAVKMARRAGKIASDLQEHLFIMQWLATALKRHLFPKIVANDIVWFMTQGKKYGYGAKLYNKVEYIYRSRSGALADKSALFRFTYFVETLKAMGWLDYLLSPQEWKNYRKASSTASAVYTPKALLHASFDEAGMVFLVLLNQVARYFIISISTQI from the coding sequence TTGACCGTTTTATATCAAAAAAATCCCTCCCAAGAGTTAGCCCATATGTGTTGGTGCCTGTTAGTTGCTGTCAAAATGGCACGCCGTGCCGGTAAGATAGCGTCAGACTTGCAAGAGCATCTCTTTATCATGCAGTGGCTGGCCACCGCGCTGAAACGACATCTGTTTCCCAAGATAGTGGCCAACGATATCGTCTGGTTTATGACCCAGGGAAAGAAATATGGCTATGGGGCTAAGTTGTACAACAAGGTTGAATATATCTACCGATCTAGATCAGGTGCTCTAGCGGACAAAAGTGCGTTATTCAGGTTTACCTATTTTGTAGAAACGCTAAAAGCGATGGGGTGGCTGGATTACTTATTATCGCCACAAGAATGGAAAAACTACAGAAAAGCCTCTTCAACGGCCAGTGCGGTCTATACGCCAAAAGCTTTGTTACATGCTTCGTTTGATGAGGCGGGAATGGTGTTTCTAGTGTTGCTAAATCAGGTAGCGAGATATTTCATAATATCGATATCAACACAAATTTAA